CGGGGACCGTGGAGCCGGGAGGCCCCCGCCTGAAGGGGCTGGCGGTGGCGAAGGAGGGCGGCTTCCGCCTGGACTTCCTGGGCGAGGACTACACGCTGACGAACCGGGCGCTGCGCGGGGCGCACAACACGCAGAACGCCATGGCGGCCACGCTGCTGGCCCGGCTGGGCGGCGTGTCGCGCGAGGCGGTGCAGGCGGGGCTCGACAGCTACCCGGGCCTGCCCCACCGTCTGGAGAGCGTGCGAGTGCTGGACGGCGTGGAGTGGGTGAACGACTCCAAGGCCACCAACGTGGACTCGGTGCTGGTGGCGCTCAAGGCCTTCCCGGGCAACCTGCTGCTCATCGCGGGAGGGAAGGGGAAGGGCGCGCCCTACCAGCCCATGGTGGACGCGAGCCGAGGCAAGGTGAAGGCGGTGCTCACCATCGGCCAGGACGCGGAGACGGTGGCCGCGGCGTACGCCGGCCAGGCTCCCGTGCACCCCTGCGGCACGCTGGACGTGGCCGTGCGCAGGGCACGCGAGCTGGCGAAGTCGGGGGACACGGTGCTGCTGTCTCCCGCGTGCGCGTCATACGATCAGTTCAAGAACTTCGAGGACCGCGGCGACACGTTCAAGCGGCTCGTGCAGGCGCTCTGAGAGACAGGCCATGAAGACACCCGCGGCGCCCGCAGTCCGGTTCGATCCCATCCTCCTGTGTGCCGTGCTGGCGCTCGTGGCGCTGGGGCTGGTGATGGTCTACTCGGCCAGCGCCATCCTCGCGCAGGACAAGCTGGGCGACAGCCTCTACTTCCTCAAGCGCCAGCTGATGGCCGCCGGCATGGGCGTGGTGGCCATGGCCGTGGCCATGAAGCTGGGCTGGCGCCGGCTGGCGCGCCTGGCATGGCCGCTGCTCATCGTCACCCTGGTGCTGCTGGTGGCCGTGTTGATTCCGGGCATCGGCACCACGGCGGGCGGCGCTCGGCGGTGGATCCGCTTCCCGGGCTTCGGCCTGCAGCCGGCCGAGGTGGCCAAGTTCGCCTGGGTCGTCTACCTGTCCTACTCGCTGGCCAAGAAGCGCGAGAAGGTGGCCACCTTCTCCGTGGGCTTCCTGCCGCACCTGCTCTTGTGCGGCGTGCTGGTGCTCTTGTGCATGCGCCAGCCGGACTTCGGCAGCTCCGTGCTGCTGGTGTTCCTGCTCTTCGTGCTGCTGTTCGCCGCCGGCACGAAGCTCAGCTACCTGGTGGGCTCGGTGCTGCTGGCGCTGCCGCTGGCGTACGTGGCGATTGCCTCCAGCCCCTACCGCATGAAGCGCGTGATGGCCTTCCTGGACCCCTGGGCCCACCGCCATGACGTGGGCTACCAGGTGGCCGAGTCGCTCATGTCCATCGGCTCGGGAGGGCTCACCGGCCTGGGGCTGGGAGACGGGCGGCAGAAGCTCTTCTTCCTGCCCGAGGCCCACACCGACTTCATCTTCGCCATCATCGGCGAGGAGCTGGGCCTGGTGGGCGTGACGCTGCTGGTGGCGCTCTACGCGGTGGTCATCTGGCGCGGGGTGCGCATCGCCATGGCGTCGCCGGAGCCGTTCGGCACGTACCTGGGGCTGGGCCTCACCTCCATCATCGCCTTCCAGGCGGCGGTGAACATGTGCGTGGCCATGGGGTTGCTGCCCACGAAGGGCCTGACGCTCCCGTTCGTCTCCTATGGCGGCACCTCGCTGCTGGTGTTGATGGGAGCCGCGGGGGTGTTGCTGTCACTGAGCACCGCCTCGCAGCCGGCGGGCCGGACGGCCCGGGCGGGCATGGACATGCGGGAGGTGGCGGCGTGAAGGTGCTCATCGCGGGTGGCGGAACGGGTGGTCATCTCTTCCCGGGCATTGCCCTGGCCGAGGAGGTGACGACGCGTCACCACAAGAATGAAGTGGTCTTCGTCGGCACCGAGCGAGGCCTCGAGGCGCGCGTGGTGCCGAAGGAGGGCTACCCGCTGGAGTTCATTCGCGCGCAGGGACTCAAGGGCAAGGGCCTGTGGCAGCTCATCAAGGGCCTGCTGGCGCTGCCGCTGGCCTTCATCGAGTCCTTTCGCATCCTCTCGCGCCACAAGCCGGACGTGGTGGTGGGCGTGGGCGGCTATGCCAGCGGGCCGGTGGTGATGGCCGCCTGGCTGATGGGCATCCCCACCGCGGTGCAGGAGCAGAACGCGCTGCCGGGCTTCACCAACAAGACGCTGGGCAGGTTCGTCAAGGTGGTCTTCACCGCCTTCGAGGAGGCCAGGCGCTTCTTCCCCGAGGGCAAGGTGCACCTGGTGGGCAACCCCATCCGCCGCAAGCTGATGGACAACTACCTGCGCTCGCACGTGGCGCACGAGCGCTTCTCCATCCTCGTGTTCGGCGGCAGCCTGGGCGCCAAGGGCATCAACCAGCGGGTGGTGGAGGCGCTCGACTTCCTGGGGGACTTGAAGGACCAGATCACCTTCGTGCACCAGACGGGGAAGAACGACCTGGAGATGGTGCGCAAGGGCTACGCGGACAAGGGCTTCCAGGCCGACGTGCGCGAGTTCATCGACGACATGTCGGACGCCTACGCCCGGTCGGACCTCGTCGTGTGCCGGGCGGGCGCCACCACGCTGGCCGAGCTCACGGTGTGCAAGAAGGCCAGCATCCTCATCCCCTTTCCGTACGCGACGGATGATCACCAGGCGGTGAATGCCCGCGCGATGGTGGAGGCCGGCGCCGCGATCATGTTCCGCGAGTCGGAGCTCACCGGGCAGAAGCTGGCCGAGCAGATCCGCCTGCTGAAGACGGAGCCGGCGCGCCTCAAGCAGATGGAGAAGAAGGCGGGCCTGCTGGGCCGCCCCGAGGCCTCCAAGGAGCTGGCGGACGTGTGCGTGGAGCTGATGGTGGCGGCGTACGGGCCCAATGGCCGCGATCGCCCGGCCAAGGATGAGGCGCCCAAGGCCTCCAGGAGCGAGTGAGTCATGACCAAGGCCGGCGGCAAGCCTCAGAGCCTCTTCAAGACGCGCCATGCGGCGCAGGTGCACTTCGTGGGCATCGGCGGCATCGGCATGAGCGGCATCGCCGAGGTGCTGCTCAACCTGGGCTACCGGGTGTCGGGCTCGGACCTGAAGGGCAGCGACATCACCCGGCGGCTGGCCTCCATGGGCGCCACCATCTACGAGGGCCACAAGGCGCAGAACCTGGTGCAGGCGGACGTGGTGGTCATCTCCTCCGCGGTGAAGAAGGACAACCCGGAAGTCGTCACTGCGCGTCAGCGGAAGATCCCCGTCATCCCCCGCGCGGAGATGCTCGCCGAGCTGATGCGCCTGAAGTACGCGGTGGCGGTGGCCGGCAGCCACGGGAAGACGACGACCACCTCCATGGTGGCCACGGTGCTCTCGGCGGCGGGGCTGGATCCGACGGCGGTGGTGGGCGGCAAGGTGAACGTGCTCGACTCCAACGCCAAGCTCGGCAAGAGCGAGCTGATGGTGGTGGAGGCCGACGAGAGCGACGGCAGCTTCCTCAAGCTGCACCCGGCCATCACCGTGGTGACGAACATCGACCCCGAGCACATGGACCACTACGGGACGCTCGAGGCGTTGAAGTCGGCCTTCGTGGAGTTCTGCAACCGGGTGCCCTTCTACGGGCTGAACGTCCTGTGCCTGGACCACCCCAACGTGCAGGCGCTGGTGCCCCGGTTGGAGAAGCGCGTCGTCACCTACGGCAGCTCGCACATGGCGGACTACCGCCTGGAGGGCATCACGCTTGAGGGCTTCACCACGCGCTTCAGCGCCTTCCGGCGCGATGAGCCGCTGGGCGAGTTCCGCGTGCGCATGGTGGGCGCGCACAACGCCCTCAACGCCCTGGCCGTCATCGCCGTGGCCGAGGAGATGGAGATCCCCCTCGACACCGTGCGCGGCGCCCTGGCCGAGTTCGGCGGCGTGCAGCGGCGCTTCACGGTGAAGGGCGAGGTGAACGGCATCACCGTGGTGGACGACTACGGGCACCATCCCACCGAGGTCATGGCCACTCTGGCCGGTGCGCGGCGGGCCTTCGGCCGGCGCCTGGTGGTGGCCTTCCAGCCGCACCGCTACACGCGCACGCACGATCTGCTGAAGGAGTTCGCCACCTCCTTCAATGACGCGGACGTGGTCTTCGTCTCCAGCGTCTACGCGGCCGGCGAGGAGCCCATCCCGGGCGCCACGGGCGACGCGCTGGCGGAGGCCATCCGAGAGCACGGCCACCGCGACGTGACGTTCGTGGAGAAGCGCGTGGACCTGCCGGCGGCCATCGCCCCGCGTCTGCGCGAGGGCGACATCGTCCTCACGCTCGGCGCCGGCGACATCACCCAGGTGGGGCCGGACCTGCTGGCGCAGCTCGGCAAGGGCGGGGCCGCCAAGGGCGGGTGAGCATGACGGCGCGCATCGCATCCTCCCTCCCGGAGCGGGTGTCGCTCCTGGGCGGCTGTGAGGTGAAGGCGGGCGAGCCGCTCGCGCCCCTCACCAGCGTCCGGGTCGGTGGCCCGGCGGAGGCGCTCGTGCGTCCGCGCAGCCCCGAGGCGCTCGTGGCGCTGCTGCGGCTGGCTCGGGAGGAGGGCGCTCCGGTCACCATCCTCGGAGGTGGCGCCAACACGCTCGTGGGAGACGGGGGCGTGAAGGGCATCACCCTGCGCCTGCCGGGAGACCTCTTCCCGGAGGTGGTCGAGCCCGGCGCGGAGGAGGGGACGCTCACCCTGGGCGCGGGCGCAGCCATCGTCCGGCTCATCAACCTGATGCGCGCCAACGGCCTGGTGGGCGCCGAGTTCCTCGCGGGCATCCCCGGCACGCTCGGCGGCGCGGTGTCCATGAACGCCGGCACCAAGAACGGCGAGTGCTTCCGCGTCGTGGAGGCGGTGGAAGTGGCCACCGTGGACGGGGTGGGGTGGCTCACCAAGGCGCGGATTCCGCACGCCTACCGTCACTCGGAACTGCCCCCGGGCGCCGTGGTGACGCGGGTGCGCTTCCGGCTGCCCAAGGGGGACCTGGTGGCCTCCAAGGCGGCCATGGACAAGGACCTGGGCTACCGCAAGAGCACGCAGCCGCTCAGCCAGCCGAACTTCGGCAGCGTCTTCACCAACCCGCCGGGCGACTTCGCCGGGCGGCTCATCGAACTGGTGAAGCTCAAGGGCCACACCCTGGGCCGCGCCCAGGTGTCCACGCTGCACGCCAACTGGATCGTCAACCTGGGCGGTGCCGCCGCCCGCGACGTCCTCGGGCTCATCACCCTGATGCAGGAGCGGGTGAAGGCCGAGACGGGCGTCGAGCTCAAACCCGAAGTCAAACGCGTAGGGGAGTTCCTTCCGTGAGCGTCCTGTCCAAGTCCGATCTGAAGAACAAGCGCGTGGGCGTGCTGATGGGTGGCCTGTCCGCGGAGCGCGACGTGTCGCTGCGCACCGGAGCCGCCGTGTCCAAGGCGCTGCGCTCTCTCGGCTACGACGTGGTGGAGATCGACGTGGGCAAGGACATCGCCGCGCGCCTGGCCGCGGAGAAGGTGGATGTGGCGTGGATCGCCCTCCACGGCCGCTACGGCGAGGACGGCTCCATCCAGGGGCTGCTCGAGTCGCTCTTCATCCCCTACACCGGCAGCGGCGTGCTCGCCTCGGCGCTGGGCATGGAGAAGGTCTACGCCAAGCAGGTCTTCACCCACCACGGCATCCCCACGCCTCCTTATAAGGTGTTCACCGACGCCGCGACCGCCCGCGCCGCCGTGGACTCGCTGCCCTTCCCGTTCCCCGTCGTCGTCAAGCCCAGCCGCGAGGGCAGCAGCGTGGGCGTCCACGTCTGCAAGACGAAGGAGGCCTACCTGGCCGCCGTGGACGACGCCTCGAAGTTCGCCGGCTTCCTCCTGGTGGAGCAGTTCATCAAGGGCCGCGAGGTGCAGGGCGCCGTGCTGGACAACGAGGCCCTGGGCGTCATCGAAGTCGTCGTCGCCCGCGAGTTCTACGACGCGGAGGCCAAGTACAAGGCCGGCAGCGGGACGAAGTACCTCTTCCCCGCGCCGCTGCCCGAGGCCCAGTACACCCGCGTCAACGAGGTGTGCCTGGCCGTCCACAAGGCGCTGGGGTGCTCCGGAGCGTCGCGCTCGGACGTCATCGCCACCGAGTCCGGGGACGTCTACGTTCTGGAAATCAACACCCTGCCAGGTATGACGGAGACGAGCCTGCTGCCGAAGATCGCCGCCGGAAGGGGTATCGACTTCCCCGCCCTGTGCGAGCGCATCCTCCTGACGGCCTCGCTCAAGTCCTGAGAGCGCGCCGGCGCTCTTTTCCCCCAGGAAGATAAGGGGTTTCCCTGAGCCCCTCCGCTACAGCCACGTACCTGTAGCCAAAAACTGGCGCGCCGATCCAACCCGGCGCAGCATGCGGACCTGTTTTCCATGGCCTTTGGGAAGTCCAAGAACCGTCGCCGCGTCGACACCGCCCAGAAGAAGGAGGCGGTGAAAGGCGTCGTGCGGACGCACGGGGCACCCGTGCTCAAGGGCCTGCTCGCCGCGGCGCTGACGGCGGGGCTCATCTGGGGCGGCATCGAGCTGCGCGCCTGGGCGCTGAGCTCCCCGCGCTTCCAGCTGCAGGACGTGAACTTCTCGGGCCTCACGCGGGCCTCGCGCCCGGAGCTGGTGAAGCTGTCCGGCCTGGCGCTCGGACAGAACCTCTTCTCCATGGAAGTGCCGCTGCTGGAGAAGGCCATGCTCCAGCACCCGTGGGTGCGCAGCGTGGAGGTGACGCGGCACTTCCCGGCCTCCGTGTCCGTCCAGGTGGTGGAGCACACCCCCGAGGCGCTGGTGGTGCTGGGCGACTTGTACGTGCTGGACGCGGAGGGCGAGCCCTTCAAGCGGGTGACGCCCGGAGACGGGCTGGACCTGCCGCTCGTCACTGGCGTGGAGCGCGATGCGTACGTGAAGGATCCCGCCGTGGTGCGCGAGCGCCTGAAGGCGGCGCTGGAGGTGGCGCGCTCGTACTCGGCGCTCAAGCTCGGCCGCCACGAGCGGCTGTCCGAGGTGAGGGTGGAGGGCACGTCCCTGGCGCTGGTGACGGTGGCCGGCCAGGAGGTGCTGATGGGGGAGGGGAACACGGAGGCCAAGCTGACGCGCCTGGCGCGCGTGCGGCGCGAGCTGAGCGCCAAGGGGCTGGCCGCGGATGTCATCCACCTGGACAACCGGGCTCGGCCCGGCTGGGTGGCAGTGAAGCTTTCGAGCCCCGTCTCCGAGAGGAACGGGAGCTCGGCGCAGTAGGGAACGCCCTTTCACGAGAGTGGGGGCACCGGGAGGCAGTGGTCATGGCGAAGCAGAAGTCTGGGGAGATCATCGTCGGCCTCGACATCGGCACGACGAAGATCTGCGCGATCGTCGGTGAGCTCACCGACAGCGGGATCGACATCATCGGAATCGGCACCCACCCCTCCAAGGGGTTGCGCAAGGGCGTCGTGGTCAACATCGAGGCGACCGTGTCCTCCATCCGCCGGGCGGTGGAAGAGGCCGAGCTGATGGCGGGGGCGGAGATCTCCCACGTCTACACGGGCATCGCCGGAGGCCACATCAAGGGCTTCAACTCCCAGGGCATCGTCGCGGTGAAGGACAAGGAGGTGCGCGAGGCGGACATCGCCCGCGTCATCGACGCCGCCAAGGCGGTGGCCATCCCGCTGGACCGGGAGGTCATCCACGTCCTGCCGCAGGAGTTCATCATCGACGACCAGGGCGGCATCAAGGAGCCGCTGGGCATGGCGGGCGTGCGGCTGGAGGCCAAGGTGCACATCGTCACCGGCGCCGTCTCCAGCGCGCAGAACATCGTCAAGTGCGCCAACCGCACCGGGCTGAACGTCGCCGACATCGTCCTGCAGCCGCTGGCCTCCGCCGAGGCCGTGCTCAGCGACGACGAGAAGGAGCTGGGCGTGTGCCTGGTGGACATCGGCGGCGGCACCACGGACATCGCCATCTTCTCCGGCGGCGCCATCGTCCACACCGCCGTCATCGCCCTGGGCGGCAACAACCTCACCAGCGACATCGCCATCGGCCTGCGCACCCCGGCGCACGAGGCCGAGCGCATCAAGCAGAAGTTCGGCTGCGCGCTCGCCTCCATGGTGAACAAGGACGAGACCATCGAGGTGCCCAGCGTGGGCGGCCGCCAGCCGCGCGTGCTCGGCCGGCAGATCCTCTGCGAGATCCTCGAGCCGCGCGTGGAGGAGATCTTCCAGCTCGTCCACCGGGAGATCCAGAAGTGCGGCTACGAGGACCTGCTCGCCTCGGGCGTCGTCATCACCGGCGGCTCCACGCTGCTGGCGGGCATGCCCGAGCTGGCCGAGGAGGTGCTCGGACTGCCCGTGCGGCGCGGTATGCCTCGCGGTATCGGTGGCCTGGTGGACGTGGTGAAGAGCCCCATGTACGCCACCGGCGTGGGCTTGGTCGTCTACGGCGCTCGCCACCTCGACCGGCGAATGTTCCGGATTCGCGAAGAGAACGTGTACAAGAAAGTGAAAGGCCGGATGCGCGAGTGGCTGGAGGAAATTTTCTAGCCTGACTGCGCGCCCGAAACCCGGAAAGCAAGAAGAGGGATCCCGAATGGGATCCCTCTTTTTTTTGATCAACATTCCTCGGGTACAATCGTTAACGCAACGCTTCGGGTAGGCCGCAGTAGTCCAACTGATCACGTCGTTACCCAGATCCGACACGACCGCAGCATGAGGCCGCTCCCCGGAGTGGCCCCGTCCCGGTCCGGAACATCCACCATGATGGGTTCCTCTTCGTCCTCTTTGTGCTCCGTGAACGCTCGCTTGCTGATGCCCCTGCTCCTGATGGGAGTGATGGGAGTCGGCTGCGGCCCGGAGTCGCTGAACGCTCCCGAGACTTCTCCCGAGCCATCCACCGTTCCGCAGCAGCTGGTCGCTCCGCGCGAGCAGCCGAGCAAGGCTGACTGGATGGTGGAGCCCGACGCGCACGTGTCGTGGATGATGGCCGACAGCGCGAACCTGCAGCTGTTCCTCGCGGACTCGGCCGATCCGATCGCGGAGCTGTCCTCGGTCACCTACTCGATCGACGTGGTGAACCTGGGGCCCAACGCGGCGGCCGACGTCGCGGTGGCGATCACCCTGCCCACCCAGGCCTTCTTCCAGTCGTTCGATCCGGCGGGCTTCGCCTGTAGCCCGAACGCCAATGTGTGGACGTGCCGGCTCTTCACGCCGTGGGCGGTGAACCAGCCGGCGACCATCAAGTTCACCATGCAGGCGCCCAACCAGGATGACATCCTGCTGCAGGCGAGCGCCACCATCTCCTCGACGACGGCGGACCCCACGCCGGGCAACAACTCGGATGCGGAGGAGACGGTCATCGGCATCAACGACGCGCCGTCGATCACCGCGCCCATCCCGGTGCCGCCGCAGACGGCCCCCGAGGACACCGACATCATCTTCTCGGCGGCCAACGGCAACCGCATCGCCCTGGCGGACCCGGACGTCTTCAACCGCAAGCTCAACCTGACCCTGGACATCACGGGCGGCGCGGTCCGCGGCTCGCTGTCGCTCAGCCAGACCACGGGGCTGACCTTCATCAAGGGTGACGGCTCGTTCGACTCGTCCATGCAGTTCGAAGGCACGCTCGCCAACATGAACGCCGCCCTGAACGGGCTGCGCTTCACCCCGGCGCCCAACTACTACGGAGAGACGGGCATCATCCTGTTGGTCAACGACCTGGGCAACAGCGGCCTCCAGGGGATCAAGGCGGTCTCCCGCATCGTCCCCATCAGCGTCTCGCCCGAGGTCAATGACCCGCCGGACGCGGTGGACGACAACTACGCGGTGCCGGGTGATGCCGTGGCCTACGCGCTGGACGTGCTGGCCAACGACACGTACCTGCCGGATCCGCCCGAGACCCTGACGATTACCGCCGTCACCCAGCCGGCCAATGGCTCGGTGACCTTCACCCCGACCGGGGTGAGCTTCACTCCGACCGCCGGCTTCCGAGGCACCACGACGTTCACGTACACGATCTCGGATGGGCACGGGCTCTTCGACACGGCCACGGTGACGTGCGTCGTCGGACAGCCGAACAACCCGCCCACGGCCGCCAACGACAGCTACACCGTGGCCGAGGACAGCGGCGCCACGAACATGTTCGTGCTGGCCAACGACAGCACGGCGCCGGACGCCAATGAGACGCTGACCATCACCGCGCTGACGCAGCCGGCGGGGGGCACGGTGACGCACTCGAACGGCATCGTCCAGTTCACGCCGACGCCCAACTTCTTCGGCACCACGACGTTCACCTACACGATCTCGGACGGTCGAGGCGGCACGGCGACGGGCACGGTGACGGTGACGGTGACGGGCTCGAATGATCCTCCGACGGCCAACGCCGACACCTTCGTGGTGCAGGAGGACACCCCCACGCCGCTGGATGTGCTGGCCAACGACTCGAGCGCGCCGGACGGCCCGGAGGCGCTGACCCTCACGGGGGTGACCCAGCCGACCAACGGCACGGCGACCATCACCGGCGCCACCGTGCTGTTCACGCCCGCCGCGGAGTTCAGCGGGAGCACGACGTTCACCTATACGATCTCGGATGGCACGGCGACGGCCACGGCCACGGTGACGGTGAACGTGGCGCCGGTGAACGACCCGCCGGTGGCCAACCCGGACAGCTTCACGGTGGCCGAGGACAGCGCGGCCACGCCGCTCAACGTGCTGGCCAACGACAACTCCGGGCCGGAGACGGGCGAGACGCTGACCATCACCGGCGTGACGCAGCCGACGGCGGGCGGCTCGGTGACCTTCACGGCCACGAGCGTGAGCTTTACGCCGACGGGCAACTTCTTCGGCACGGCGACGTTCACGTACACGCTCTCGGACGGCAATGGCGGCACGGCGACGGGCACGGTGACGGTGACGGTGACCGGGACGAACGACCCGCCGGATGCCGTCGAGGACAGCTTCATGGTGGGTGCCAACACCAGCGGCACGGTGCTGGACGTGCTGGCCAACGACACGAGCGCGCCGGACGGTCCGGAGACGCTGACGATCACCGCCACCACGCAGCCGGCCAACGGCACGGTGACGCGTACGCCCACCAACGTCAGCTTCACTCCCACGGCGAACTTCCGTGGGACGACGACGTTCCAGTACACGATCTCCGACGGCAACGGCGGCACCGACACGGCCACCGTCACGGTGGTGGTGGGCAACAACCCGCCGGTGGCCACCGCAGACAGCTTCACGGTGAACGAGGACAGCGGGTTCACCGATCTGAACGTGCTGGCCAATGACAACACGGCGCCGGACACGGGCGAGACGCTGAGCCTCATTGGCGTGACCCAGCCCGCCAATGGCCAGGTCACCTTCGACACGAACATCGCCAGGTTCAGGCCCGCGAACAACTTCCACGGCACCACGACGTTCACGTACACGGTGTCGGACGGCAGCGGCGGCACGGCGACGGCCACGGTGACGGTGACGGTGACGCCGGTGAACGATCCGCCGGTCGCGGTGAACGACAGCTTCACCGTGCCCCGGAACAGCGGGGCGACGGTGCTGAACGTGCTGGCCAACGACACGTTCGCGCCGGACACGGGCGAGACGCTCACCGTCGCGACCGTGACCCAGCCGGCCACGGGCGGTACGGTGACTCTCAACGCGGGCGTGGTGAGCTTCACCCCGACGACCAACTTCACGGGGACCGTGACGTTCCAGTACACGGTGTCGGACGGCAACGGCGGCACGGCGACGGGCACGGTGACGGTGGTGGTGGAGCAGGTGAACGCGCCGCCCAACGCTGTGGACGACACCTTCACGGTGGCCGAGGACAGCTCGGTCACGACGTTCGACGTGCTGGCCAACGACTCGATCGCCCCGGACACGGGCGAGACGCTGACCGTCACCGCGGCGACCCAGCCGGCCACGGGCGGCACGGTGACCTTCAACACCTCCAACGTGCGCTTCACCCCGACGGCCAACTTCAACGGGACGGCGACGTTCCAGTACACGGTGTCGGACGGCAACGGCGGCACCGACACGGCGACGGTGACGGTGACGGTGACGCCGGTGAACGACCCGCCGGACGCGGTGAACGACACCTTCTCGGTGGCCGAGAGCAGCTCGAACAACCCGCTGGACGTGCTGCTCAACGACACCACGGCGCCGGACACGGGCGAGACGCTCACGGTGGCCTCCGTCACGCAGCCGGCCAGCGGCACGGTGACGCTCACCGGCGGGGTGGTGCGCTACACGCCGCCCGCGGGCTTCAACGGCACCGTGACGTTCACCTACACGGTGTCCGACGGCAACAGCGGCACGGACACGGCGACGGTGGCGGTGACGGTGACGCCGGTGAACGATCCGCCGACGGCCAACAACGACAGCTTCGCGGTGGCCGAGGACAGCGGCGCCACGCCGCTCAACGTGCTGGCCAACGACAGCACGGCGCCGGACACCGGTGAGACGCTGACCATCACCTCCGTCACCCAGCCGGCCAACGGCACGGTGACGTTCGCGGCCTCCAACGTCACCTTCACGCCGGCCCCCAACTTCAACGGCACCACGACGTTCCAGTACACGGTGTCGGATGGCAACGGCGGCACGGCCACCGCCACGGTCACCGTCACGGTCGACCCGGTGAACGACCCGCCGACGGCCGTCAACGACGCGCTCACCGTGGCCGAGGACAGCGGCGCCACGGTGGTGACCGTGCTGAGCAACGACTCGAGCACGCCGGACACGGGCGAGACGCTCACGGTGACGGCGGTGACCCAGCCGGCCAACGGCACGGTGACGCTCACCGCGGGCGTGGTGCGCTTCACGCCGGCCCCCAACTTCAACGGGACGACGACGTTCCAGTACACGGTGTCCGACGGCAACGGCGGCACGGCGACGGCCACGGTGACGGTGACGGTGACGCCGACGAACGATCCTCCCGACGCGCTGGACGATGCCTTCACGGTGGCCGAGGACAGCGGCGCCACGACGCTGGACGTGCTGGCCAACGACTCCATCAACGGGGACGTGGGCGAGACGCTCACGGTGACGGCGGTGACCCAGCCGGCCAACGGCACGGTGACGCTCACCGCGGGCGTGGTGCGCTACACGCCGCCCTCCAACTTCAGCGGCACCACGACGTTCACGTACACGATCTCGGATGGCAACAGCGGCACGGACACGGCGACCGTCACGGTGACGGTGACGCCGGCGAACGATCCGCCCGACGCGGTGGACGACACGGCCACGGTGGCCGAGGACAGCGGCCCCACGGCGCTGGACGTGCTGACCAACGACACCACGGCGCCGGACACCGGCGAGACGCTGGCCATCACCTCCACCACCCAGCCGCTCAACGGCTCGACGACGTTCACCTCCACCCAGGTGCGCTTCACGCCGGCGGCCAACTTCTTCGGCACCACGACGTTCCAGTACACGGTGTCCGACGGCAACGGCGGCTCCGACACGGCGACCGTCACGGTGACGGTGACGCCGGTCAACGACGCGCCCTCGGCCAACGATGACACCTTCACGGTGGCGGAGGACAGCGGCGCCACGTCGCTCAACGTGCTGGCCAACGACTCGTTCGCGCCGGATGCGGCGGAGACGCTGACCATCTCCGCCATCGTGACCCAGCCGACGGGCGGGACGGTGACCAACACCCCCACGAGCGTGAGCTTCACGCCCGACGCCAACTTCACCGGCACCACGACGTTCTCGTACCGGATCTCGGATGGGAATGGCGGCACCGACACGGCGACCGTCACGGTCACGGTCTCCCCGGTCAACGATCCGCCCGACGCGGTCAACGACGCCGTC
This genomic stretch from Hyalangium gracile harbors:
- the murG gene encoding undecaprenyldiphospho-muramoylpentapeptide beta-N-acetylglucosaminyltransferase; the protein is MKVLIAGGGTGGHLFPGIALAEEVTTRHHKNEVVFVGTERGLEARVVPKEGYPLEFIRAQGLKGKGLWQLIKGLLALPLAFIESFRILSRHKPDVVVGVGGYASGPVVMAAWLMGIPTAVQEQNALPGFTNKTLGRFVKVVFTAFEEARRFFPEGKVHLVGNPIRRKLMDNYLRSHVAHERFSILVFGGSLGAKGINQRVVEALDFLGDLKDQITFVHQTGKNDLEMVRKGYADKGFQADVREFIDDMSDAYARSDLVVCRAGATTLAELTVCKKASILIPFPYATDDHQAVNARAMVEAGAAIMFRESELTGQKLAEQIRLLKTEPARLKQMEKKAGLLGRPEASKELADVCVELMVAAYGPNGRDRPAKDEAPKASRSE
- the ftsW gene encoding putative lipid II flippase FtsW; the protein is MKTPAAPAVRFDPILLCAVLALVALGLVMVYSASAILAQDKLGDSLYFLKRQLMAAGMGVVAMAVAMKLGWRRLARLAWPLLIVTLVLLVAVLIPGIGTTAGGARRWIRFPGFGLQPAEVAKFAWVVYLSYSLAKKREKVATFSVGFLPHLLLCGVLVLLCMRQPDFGSSVLLVFLLFVLLFAAGTKLSYLVGSVLLALPLAYVAIASSPYRMKRVMAFLDPWAHRHDVGYQVAESLMSIGSGGLTGLGLGDGRQKLFFLPEAHTDFIFAIIGEELGLVGVTLLVALYAVVIWRGVRIAMASPEPFGTYLGLGLTSIIAFQAAVNMCVAMGLLPTKGLTLPFVSYGGTSLLVLMGAAGVLLSLSTASQPAGRTARAGMDMREVAA
- the murC gene encoding UDP-N-acetylmuramate--L-alanine ligase, whose amino-acid sequence is MTKAGGKPQSLFKTRHAAQVHFVGIGGIGMSGIAEVLLNLGYRVSGSDLKGSDITRRLASMGATIYEGHKAQNLVQADVVVISSAVKKDNPEVVTARQRKIPVIPRAEMLAELMRLKYAVAVAGSHGKTTTTSMVATVLSAAGLDPTAVVGGKVNVLDSNAKLGKSELMVVEADESDGSFLKLHPAITVVTNIDPEHMDHYGTLEALKSAFVEFCNRVPFYGLNVLCLDHPNVQALVPRLEKRVVTYGSSHMADYRLEGITLEGFTTRFSAFRRDEPLGEFRVRMVGAHNALNALAVIAVAEEMEIPLDTVRGALAEFGGVQRRFTVKGEVNGITVVDDYGHHPTEVMATLAGARRAFGRRLVVAFQPHRYTRTHDLLKEFATSFNDADVVFVSSVYAAGEEPIPGATGDALAEAIREHGHRDVTFVEKRVDLPAAIAPRLREGDIVLTLGAGDITQVGPDLLAQLGKGGAAKGG
- a CDS encoding D-alanine--D-alanine ligase is translated as MGGLSAERDVSLRTGAAVSKALRSLGYDVVEIDVGKDIAARLAAEKVDVAWIALHGRYGEDGSIQGLLESLFIPYTGSGVLASALGMEKVYAKQVFTHHGIPTPPYKVFTDAATARAAVDSLPFPFPVVVKPSREGSSVGVHVCKTKEAYLAAVDDASKFAGFLLVEQFIKGREVQGAVLDNEALGVIEVVVAREFYDAEAKYKAGSGTKYLFPAPLPEAQYTRVNEVCLAVHKALGCSGASRSDVIATESGDVYVLEINTLPGMTETSLLPKIAAGRGIDFPALCERILLTASLKS
- the murB gene encoding UDP-N-acetylmuramate dehydrogenase; amino-acid sequence: MTARIASSLPERVSLLGGCEVKAGEPLAPLTSVRVGGPAEALVRPRSPEALVALLRLAREEGAPVTILGGGANTLVGDGGVKGITLRLPGDLFPEVVEPGAEEGTLTLGAGAAIVRLINLMRANGLVGAEFLAGIPGTLGGAVSMNAGTKNGECFRVVEAVEVATVDGVGWLTKARIPHAYRHSELPPGAVVTRVRFRLPKGDLVASKAAMDKDLGYRKSTQPLSQPNFGSVFTNPPGDFAGRLIELVKLKGHTLGRAQVSTLHANWIVNLGGAAARDVLGLITLMQERVKAETGVELKPEVKRVGEFLP